CAGTCTGAAATGATCAGTTGCCATATCAACGGCTAATTGATTGTTGTACCATAGGTCGGATCATCGAAGAAGACGTGGATGACGAGAAGATCAATTTCCCGCATGGGCTTTGTGTCAATGGTAAACCGTGCAAAGATGGATGGCTTTGCTTGTGTTGCCTTGCGAATCTAGAGTGCTACCCGTCCATGGATGCGTGAAGAAAGACTGTCTGAAACCCTCTCCTGCTCAGATGGTGTCGATGACAATGACCCGTTCTCCTTTACCTGCCCCCTCTCCCGCCTCTTCATTAGGTTTAATTTGAATTACCTATATTTTGCCCGGGACCTAATGGATATTGTGTGAAAAAATAATTTGGAATAGAAGTATCTCATACATTAGTTGTTGCAGTTTGATTTGACATGTTGCATCAATCGTCTTTTTTTGTTACCAATTATTGCCGGTAACTCAGCTTTTCAACTACTAATCGCCCAGCAAGGATGCCCGGTCATTTTTTGTTAGTTTTACACTACCAGTTTGGTGGTCATGCTCAAGATAGAGTGTTGATTATCGGTATTGTGTTTTAGCCAATCTATCGCTCCAAAGATTTTCCTGTGTTTAAATTGATGCTGTGCCATGTTTCCGGTGAATCAAGATTAGATGGTAGCATCATTAGCTTCAATATATTAGCAGAAAATATCAGCACACTTGTACGTAAATGTGCTCTAATTTCAATGGGACTGAGCATCAAAAGCACAACAACAAAAAGAAACTGACAGTCCCCTTCTTGATAGATACATGAACAGCATCTTGTACATGGATTTCACCGGAACAAAGACACCGCATTTCCTGTGATCATGTATATGGGTTTTGCATGTCCAACTGCACCTGCTTCCTCAACctaaaagtttgaacccaaacGCCTCATGTGTCAAAGAACTCCCGGTGCATGTTTCTTATCAACATTCTCAGTTATCAGAAAATTAAGATAAATTTGTTTGTACGTCACATGGCAACATACCAGCGTTGCGACGGATATATCAGAATTAGTAAACCCTAAGAAGAGGATGCAACATAAGGATACAGAGTCTTTGACAGATGACTTCACCAAACACTAGTTACAATAAGAGCCACCCTCCAAGATTCATTCCTGGCTTCAGATCCTAGATTGACAGGAAGCTTCTCTCTCTACTTGCTGTTTGTACCTTCTCGATGCTACATTCCCGACACCACAAAAGGGAACCAACCACCCTACGTCGCCACCGGAGCGAGCCTGACAACATCCCAGGCAACCCTCATCACGCCGCCATGCCTCGACTCCGCCTCCTGGAATGTTCTTCCCGACGCCTCGGAAGGGTGGGGGAGTTCCCTCCATTTCTCAACCTTGAGCTCGGTGACGTCGATGATGCAGGTGTGGCTCTCCGCCAGGCTCTTCCCTTGGGCCCTGCCATCAACCTGGAAGATCTCGCCCCTGCCGATTTCATTCCCTTCGTTGTCAATCAGCAGAACGGGGCGGCCAGGCTCGAATGACAATGATCTTGTGAACGGCCGGCTCGTCATCATGTCTTGTGTACTTGGCTCGCTGGAGTCTGGGGTAACCAGCCTGCTGCTGCCCTTGGAGTTGGATAAGCCTAGAGCATTCAGCACCCTTGAAGGCGGCAGATAGCTCTCCTCGCCGGCACTCTCTGAGGAGTCACCCAACTGAGAATTAGCTGGTGTAGATGACTTGTCAGCACCCTCGCCCTCGTATGGCACTCCTCTTTCTTTCGCGATACGAGCGagcttagcttttctgttgttcaGCCTAGATAGAATTTAAAAAGAAAAGAAGCTATTATTACAAACAGATACAGAATGCAGGCACAAAAGAAAATCTGTATGATACAGGAATAACTAAATTTGAAGGACTAAGAATTGGTTATATTATGGAGCAGTACATTCCTAGGAAAGAAGACGGATAATTTCACCTTACCAATTCTTTAGTTGCGATGATGTGATCTCTGCACCCTGAAAAGTAAGGACGCATTTCCATTAATCAGACAAAGCCGAAACTAGTTAGTCGGACCTAATGAAACATTTACCCAACTGAAAAGGCATATATATCATTCGCggcaagaaaaaaagaaaaggcatATAATATATATTACCTGCCCACTCAGCTTCTCTGCCCATGTCTGAAGGGAAGCGGCATTCTTATGCATCTCGGGCTCATCAACCAGAGCATTCTCAATTTCATTTACCTGCCCGTCGTTCATGATAGTTCGCTTCTTTCCTCTCCTACTAGGCTGCCTCTCATCCTCGTCCCGGAGACTACTTTCCTTGGTAGGTTCTGGTGTTTTGAAATGGTCTACACTTCTGCAGCGTGGGACCTCCATGCTGGTAGCAGTACTGGGACCCGGATAGCCCGCGCTAGTCGTTCTCGCAACGCCAAGATGGATTAGGTTCTGACCGACTGAATTTTGCAGGACCCCACCATTTGTAGTGGCACGGTTTCTTGGAGTCTCATCCCTAGCATTTCCATCTTGTCTCATGGGGGGCGTCGCCATAGACTCTTCAATGTTTTGCACATCCTGCTAGTATCAGTTTTGGATTGGGATCAAATACATTACCAAGTCAATGGCTAATATTAATGTAATCGATAATGTTACCTTAGGAGGGCCATCCATATTGGGATCTGGAACACTAGCCCTTGCTGGCTGGGGCTGCTGCACCGGTTGCAAGTCTACCTTCATTTCTGATGTGACATCACTTTTTGCCACCTAAAACATCACATCATGAAATCATCTTACATAAGAAAATGAGGTACTGGCAAAAACTTTTGAGTAGACTGCTAAGATGTATGAAGCTGCCACCCAATGCATGGTTCCAGGCTATTTTCTAGTTTACACATTGAGCACACCCGTCACACCAaccatacaaaagaaacaatgaatTTGCCTGAGGACATTATGCACTTTAAAACTATACTTGTAGAAATGTAATTCACTAATTTTACAGATTATCCCTTGAGAACCAGAAAACAGAGACCCTAAACATAATGCTTTGGTATGATGTTTGAGATCAATGAGTAAAGCAAAAAAACCTGCGATATTCTCTGTCCAACTTGCGATTTACACCAACGTTGCAACTTATAAGAAAAATCACTGCAGAGAGGAAAGGTAAAGTTTAGAGAAGTGTCAACAAAGAAGTTGTCAGCTGAGGGCAACAAATTCAAACCAATCAGGCATATGGCAAGAAAGGTATAAAGAATATTGTTTCTATGTGGCACACCAAGGACCAGTCAAAATGACATTACCCACCTTAATAGTTGCACATCTTCCTCATTTAACAAGTTACCAGGGATTAATGATTTAGCATAATGGGACAAAGATCCTGCAAACCGAGCAAAAGAAGACATAAGATATGCAATGCGATGAATTAACATAATCACAACAAATTGCAAAACAGAAAGACAAGCAACTGTACCCAAGTTTGTACAAACTATGGTGATCTCATCAGCTGCTGGATGGTCCAATGATGGCTTGGGACTCTCTGATAATAAGTATTTCTGAAATTTCTGAAGAAAGAGGTCTCTTTCTTGCTCTGTTAACATACATGACAATGGAACTTGCGTTTAACAAGGTTACACAAAAAATCGTACAGCGTCTCATAGCCACTGAGAGAAGATCTGACCTTCGCATATGTTTGGAACAAAGACGTGCAAATTTGCTATTATTTTCACCACACAGGATGTTCTTGTCTGTGCATATTGTATTGAAGGCATGCTGATAGAGCGAAAATTGCATGAATAGTTAACTTTCGCTTCAGTCAGCATATTTGAAGCAGCTAACAGTGCCAGGTCAGCTGCACCAACCGGATCATAATCCAGATTAGCATCATCTTCCATCACTGGCAGATCGACAGAGCACCAACTTGAGACAAACTCATCATGAGGAGTCGCCAAAATTTGCGTCAGAAAGGGAATCTGCAGAGAAGATGAACGAAATTGAATTAGCTAAAATAAGAGCTTTGCGGTTGCAAAAAGACTATATATAACCCTATCAAGGTACGTATTAAAAGCAGTCGGTTTCAAAGCTTACAGTATTAGTTATGAAGGAAGATCTAAAGTTTGAATCATCAGAAAAGACGTCAACGAGACGCAATGCACTGATAAGCACAGAACCCACGGGGTAACTCTTATCATGGGAACCGGCAGCAGGTTTTTGTTTACTTCCAAATGCGATCTTCAGCAAATCAAGAACCTGCAGTAATCATTGTGATAAATTTGATAGGAACCAAATGATATTTTCAAATGCTGCAGAAAAGGAGTAATTTCAACCCCAGCTGTGGTCAGACCTAGGAGAACTAACCTCCAGCCCTAGTTGCATGCTCTTTGGCAAAGTGGCGACTTCATCGAGGTAAGAAATACTTTCAGATTCACACAGTTGTAACAACTACAGAGTATTTAACCAGGCATCAGTTATAAAGGCAACACTGGCAGTATACAGTGGTAGTACTTGAATTAAACAAAGTAATTCAAGACTCATGACAAACTTACGATAGAAAGGATTTTAGCCTTCTGTCTGGAAATGGAAGAAGCAATATCAGTTGATCCTTTCAGCCATTCTGGAACACCTAACTTCAATATCGTGAATGAGAGTGACAGTATACCTCCATTTCTACAGAGCTCCTGCATTTAGTAACTTCTTGAGTCAATATCCTCCGAGGGCATACACGATGTAATGATATAACAGAAACAGTAACATATTTGAGTACATACTCACTTCTTTTAGTAGAAAACACAGGAAGATGGATGTGTCACTAAATTAAAGTATTATTCCGCACACTAGATTAGTCTAGGTTAATCAGTTAATCTGTTTTCTGGAAATCTTATGCAAGGGGGTAACAAGATGGAATTGAACTAAAACTGGAGAACAAGTAATGAGTTTTTTTTGGGAGAGAGTTAGTGTGATATACTTCTGTTTGCATCACTGATCAGTATGCCGAAACAAGTATATCTTGATAAATCATAAAGAAGAAAAGGAGCTCACATTCAGCAGTTTTTCCCTTAACAGTGGAACTAAAAATACAAGGAAatgcatttcaaaaaaaaatcaaggaAATGAGACGCATAGGGATATACGGGACCTTGTTTTTTAAAATACGATCTCGGAATAACTTCTGCTGGCACAATGACAAAAGAAATTGCAATGATGCTTCGCACTGTTGGCATATGAAGTAAGTGAGTTGTGAGTCAAAAGGGCCAACAGGAAAGGCTTTGGTGCCCAATGTTGATAGCCTGACACTCAATAACCTCATATCTTCGTGCAGACTATCAAAGGCTGCATCCATAAAGATATCAACCTGACCACAAAACAGCAAATATTAACAGAGATGAACAGATTGAATACAAAGTACCTAACAGGCAGATCTATGTCTTGCTGGTATAACATTCATATCAAAGGATGCCATAGTGATCCAGGGAGTACACAAAGAAAGAACTATGCGAACGTCAGGTGTTTGCTTTTTTTCTACCGAAATATCTTTCTACTGAGATGTATAAACGAAACAGGAATCAATAACTAAACAGTAGTCAGCAAAAACTTATAAGCAACGAAGGTTCAGATAACCCAGTAGAATAGCTAAAGGAAGTTAAATACTAACATAATCTCTTAGTATTATATAATAAAATGATGCCTGCGGATAACAGCCTGTAATAATATAGCGCAGAAGTTGACACATTTTAAGAATACTACTAATTTTAGCTCAGATTGGCCTGGGAGCTACACTAGTTACTAA
This region of Triticum aestivum cultivar Chinese Spring chromosome 2D, IWGSC CS RefSeq v2.1, whole genome shotgun sequence genomic DNA includes:
- the LOC123055387 gene encoding nodulin homeobox isoform X5 — protein: MTSYFSSQWHELVHILLAHPKVDIFMDAAFDSLHEDMRLLSVRLSTLGTKAFPVGPFDSQLTYFICQQCEASLQFLLSLCQQKLFRDRILKNKELCRNGGILSLSFTILKLGVPEWLKGSTDIASSISRQKAKILSILLQLCESESISYLDEVATLPKSMQLGLEVLDLLKIAFGSKQKPAAGSHDKSYPVGSVLISALRLVDVFSDDSNFRSSFITNTIPFLTQILATPHDEFVSSWCSVDLPVMEDDANLDYDPVGAADLALLAASNMLTEAKVNYSCNFRSISMPSIQYAQTRTSCVVKIIANLHVFVPNICEEQERDLFLQKFQKYLLSESPKPSLDHPAADEITIVCTNLGSLSHYAKSLIPGNLLNEEDVQLLSDFSYKLQRWCKSQVGQRISQVAKSDVTSEMKVDLQPVQQPQPARASVPDPNMDGPPKQDVQNIEESMATPPMRQDGNARDETPRNRATTNGGVLQNSVGQNLIHLGVARTTSAGYPGPSTATSMEVPRCRSVDHFKTPEPTKESSLRDEDERQPSRRGKKRTIMNDGQVNEIENALVDEPEMHKNAASLQTWAEKLSGQGAEITSSQLKNWLNNRKAKLARIAKERGVPYEGEGADKSSTPANSQLGDSSESAGEESYLPPSRVLNALGLSNSKGSSRLVTPDSSEPSTQDMMTSRPFTRSLSFEPGRPVLLIDNEGNEIGRGEIFQVDGRAQGKSLAESHTCIIDVTELKVEKWRELPHPSEASGRTFQEAESRHGGVMRVAWDVVRLAPVAT
- the LOC123055387 gene encoding nodulin homeobox isoform X2, with the protein product MNMIDMISAVQELSGLTARELSEMLKESDSFVLQSKAQAGGPEQVDMEKLVSSLPLHLLAVSLDIGRVSDLTYVLRGVRFLHCLSELATRHTKLEQLLLDDVKLSEQVMDLIFFLLSVLSHWKKEDHLGASPFIHSSLVAGSLHLMTSYFSSQWHELVHILLAHPKVDIFMDAAFDSLHEDMRLLSVRLSTLGTKAFPVGPFDSQLTYFICQQCEASLQFLLSLCQQKLFRDRILKNKELCRNGGILSLSFTILKLGVPEWLKGSTDIASSISRQKAKILSILLQLCESESISYLDEVATLPKSMQLGLEVLDLLKIAFGSKQKPAAGSHDKSYPVGSVLISALRLVDVFSDDSNFRSSFITNTIPFLTQILATPHDEFVSSWCSVDLPVMEDDANLDYDPVGAADLALLAASNMLTEAKVNYSCNFRSISMPSIQYAQTRTSCVVKIIANLHVFVPNICEEQERDLFLQKFQKYLLSESPKPSLDHPAADEITIVCTNLGSLSHYAKSLIPGNLLNEEDVQLLSDFSYKLQRWCKSQVGQRISQVAKSDVTSEMKVDLQPVQQPQPARASVPDPNMDGPPKQDVQNIEESMATPPMRQDGNARDETPRNRATTNGGVLQNSVGQNLIHLGVARTTSAGYPGPSTATSMEVPRCRSVDHFKTPEPTKESSLRDEDERQPSRRGKKRTIMNDGQVNEIENALVDEPEMHKNAASLQTWAEKLSGQGAEITSSQLKNWLNNRKAKLARIAKERGVPYEGEGADKSSTPANSQLGDSSESAGEESYLPPSRVLNALGLSNSKGSSRLVTPDSSEPSTQDMMTSRPFTRSLSFEPGRPVLLIDNEGNEIGRGEIFQVDGRAQGKSLAESHTCIIDVTELKVEKWRELPHPSEASGRTFQEAESRHGGVMRVAWDVVRLAPVAT
- the LOC123055387 gene encoding nodulin homeobox isoform X6, which translates into the protein MYMIDMISAVQELSGLTARELSEMLKESDSFVLQSKAQAGGPEQVDMEKLVSSLPLHLLAVSLDIGRVSDLTYVLRGVRFLHCLSELATRHTKLEQLLLDDVKLSEQVMDLIFFLLSVLSHWKKEDHLGASPFIHSSLVAGSLHLMTSYFSSQWHELVHILLAHPKVDIFMDAAFDSLHEDMRLLSVRLSTLGTKAFPVGPFDSQLTYFICQQCEASLQFLLSLCQQKLFRDRILKNKELCRNGGILSLSFTILKLGVPEWLKGSTDIASSISRQKAKILSILLQLCESESISYLDEVATLPKSMQLGLEVLDLLKIAFGSKQKPAAGSHDKSYPVGSVLISALRLVDVFSDDSNFRSSFITNTIPFLTQILATPHDEFVSSWCSVDLPVMEDDANLDYDPVGAADLALLAASNMLTEAKVNYSCNFRSISMPSIQYAQTRTSCVVKIIANLHVFVPNICEEQERDLFLQKFQKYLLSESPKPSLDHPAADEITIVCTNLGSLSHYAKSLIPGNLLNEEDVQLLSDFSYKLQRWCKSQVGQRISQVAKSDVTSEMKVDLQPVQQPQPARASVPDPNMDGPPKQDVQNIEESMATPPMRQDGNARDETPRNRATTNGGVLQNSVGQNLIHLGVARTTSAGYPGPSTATSMEVPRCRSVDHFKTPEPTKESSLRDEDERQPSRRGKKRTIMNDGQVNEIENALVDEPEMHKNAASLQTWAEKLSGQGAEITSSQLKNW
- the LOC123055387 gene encoding nodulin homeobox isoform X4 produces the protein MIDMISAVQELSGLTARELSEMLKESDSFVLQSKAQAGGPEQVDMEKLVSSLPLHLLAVSLDIGRVSDLTYVLRGVRFLHCLSELATRHTKLEQLLLDDVKLSEQVMDLIFFLLSVLSHWKKEDHLGASPFIHSSLVAGSLHLMTSYFSSQWHELVHILLAHPKVDIFMDAAFDSLHEDMRLLSVRLSTLGTKAFPVGPFDSQLTYFICQQCEASLQFLLSLCQQKLFRDRILKNKELCRNGGILSLSFTILKLGVPEWLKGSTDIASSISRQKAKILSILLQLCESESISYLDEVATLPKSMQLGLEVLDLLKIAFGSKQKPAAGSHDKSYPVGSVLISALRLVDVFSDDSNFRSSFITNTIPFLTQILATPHDEFVSSWCSVDLPVMEDDANLDYDPVGAADLALLAASNMLTEAKVNYSCNFRSISMPSIQYAQTRTSCVVKIIANLHVFVPNICEEQERDLFLQKFQKYLLSESPKPSLDHPAADEITIVCTNLGSLSHYAKSLIPGNLLNEEDVQLLSDFSYKLQRWCKSQVGQRISQVAKSDVTSEMKVDLQPVQQPQPARASVPDPNMDGPPKQDVQNIEESMATPPMRQDGNARDETPRNRATTNGGVLQNSVGQNLIHLGVARTTSAGYPGPSTATSMEVPRCRSVDHFKTPEPTKESSLRDEDERQPSRRGKKRTIMNDGQVNEIENALVDEPEMHKNAASLQTWAEKLSGQGAEITSSQLKNWLNNRKAKLARIAKERGVPYEGEGADKSSTPANSQLGDSSESAGEESYLPPSRVLNALGLSNSKGSSRLVTPDSSEPSTQDMMTSRPFTRSLSFEPGRPVLLIDNEGNEIGRGEIFQVDGRAQGKSLAESHTCIIDVTELKVEKWRELPHPSEASGRTFQEAESRHGGVMRVAWDVVRLAPVAT
- the LOC123055387 gene encoding nodulin homeobox isoform X1 yields the protein MYMIDMISAVQELSGLTARELSEMLKESDSFVLQSKAQAGGPEQVDMEKLVSSLPLHLLAVSLDIGRVSDLTYVLRGVRFLHCLSELATRHTKLEQLLLDDVKLSEQVMDLIFFLLSVLSHWKKEDHLGASPFIHSSLVAGSLHLMTSYFSSQWHELVHILLAHPKVDIFMDAAFDSLHEDMRLLSVRLSTLGTKAFPVGPFDSQLTYFICQQCEASLQFLLSLCQQKLFRDRILKNKELCRNGGILSLSFTILKLGVPEWLKGSTDIASSISRQKAKILSILLQLCESESISYLDEVATLPKSMQLGLEVLDLLKIAFGSKQKPAAGSHDKSYPVGSVLISALRLVDVFSDDSNFRSSFITNTIPFLTQILATPHDEFVSSWCSVDLPVMEDDANLDYDPVGAADLALLAASNMLTEAKVNYSCNFRSISMPSIQYAQTRTSCVVKIIANLHVFVPNICEEQERDLFLQKFQKYLLSESPKPSLDHPAADEITIVCTNLGSLSHYAKSLIPGNLLNEEDVQLLSDFSYKLQRWCKSQVGQRISQVAKSDVTSEMKVDLQPVQQPQPARASVPDPNMDGPPKQDVQNIEESMATPPMRQDGNARDETPRNRATTNGGVLQNSVGQNLIHLGVARTTSAGYPGPSTATSMEVPRCRSVDHFKTPEPTKESSLRDEDERQPSRRGKKRTIMNDGQVNEIENALVDEPEMHKNAASLQTWAEKLSGQGAEITSSQLKNWLNNRKAKLARIAKERGVPYEGEGADKSSTPANSQLGDSSESAGEESYLPPSRVLNALGLSNSKGSSRLVTPDSSEPSTQDMMTSRPFTRSLSFEPGRPVLLIDNEGNEIGRGEIFQVDGRAQGKSLAESHTCIIDVTELKVEKWRELPHPSEASGRTFQEAESRHGGVMRVAWDVVRLAPVAT
- the LOC123055387 gene encoding nodulin homeobox isoform X3 yields the protein MYMIDMISAVQELSGLTARELSEMLKESDSFVLQSKAQAGGPEQVDMEKLVSSLPLHLLAVSLDIGRVSDLTYVLRGVRFLHCLSELATRHTKLEQLLLDDVKLSEQVMDLIFFLLSVLSHWKKEDHLGASPFIHSSLVAGSLHLMTSYFSSQWHELVHILLAHPKVDIFMDAAFDSLHEDMRLLSVRLSTLGTKAFPVGPFDSQLTYFICQQCEASLQFLLSLCQQKLFRDRILKNKELCRNGGILSLSFTILKLGVPEWLKGSTDIASSISRQKAKILSILLQLCESESISYLDEVATLPKSMQLGLEVLDLLKIAFGSKQKPAAGSHDKSYPVGSVLISALRLVDVFSDDSNFRSSFITNTIPFLTQILATPHDEFVSSWCSVDLPVMEDDANLDYDPVGAADLALLAASNMLTEAKVNYSCNFRSISMPSIQYAQTRTSCVVKIIANLHVFVPNICEEQERDLFLQKFQKYLLSESPKPSLDHPAADEITIVCTNLGSLSHYAKSLIPGNLLNEEDVQLLSDFSYKLQRWCKSQVGQRISQVAKSDVTSEMKVDLQPVQQPQPARASVPDPNMDGPPKDVQNIEESMATPPMRQDGNARDETPRNRATTNGGVLQNSVGQNLIHLGVARTTSAGYPGPSTATSMEVPRCRSVDHFKTPEPTKESSLRDEDERQPSRRGKKRTIMNDGQVNEIENALVDEPEMHKNAASLQTWAEKLSGQGAEITSSQLKNWLNNRKAKLARIAKERGVPYEGEGADKSSTPANSQLGDSSESAGEESYLPPSRVLNALGLSNSKGSSRLVTPDSSEPSTQDMMTSRPFTRSLSFEPGRPVLLIDNEGNEIGRGEIFQVDGRAQGKSLAESHTCIIDVTELKVEKWRELPHPSEASGRTFQEAESRHGGVMRVAWDVVRLAPVAT